In Kordia antarctica, the following proteins share a genomic window:
- a CDS encoding calcium/sodium antiporter, which yields MENIAYVIIGLILLVAGGEFLVRASVGLSFKLNISKMVIGLTVVSFATSAPELLVSVNAALNDSPAIAINNVIGSNIANLGLVLGITAIIGPIAVNNTFYKLTWPVLMAFSLLIYYFLWNDDVLTRLEGIILLICLIVFLVVLIRSARNNKDDVDIEEIDAVAATISYLKIFTWLAIGGVALYFGSEFLVAGAKAFAIEMGVKEGVIAITMIAIGTSVPELAASVIAAMKNEKAISLGNLIGSNIFNIASVLGITAVITDIPVVEVSILSRDIFWMLGFAFILYPLAFIPKKFGIERYEGVLLFLSYVLFIYLVF from the coding sequence ATGGAAAACATAGCATATGTAATTATAGGATTAATTCTGTTAGTTGCTGGAGGAGAATTTCTAGTAAGAGCTTCGGTAGGATTGTCTTTTAAATTGAACATATCTAAAATGGTCATCGGTCTTACAGTAGTTTCGTTTGCAACATCTGCGCCCGAATTATTGGTGAGTGTAAATGCTGCGTTAAATGATTCGCCTGCAATTGCCATTAATAATGTTATTGGTTCTAACATTGCCAATCTTGGTCTCGTATTAGGAATCACAGCGATTATTGGACCTATTGCAGTCAACAATACTTTTTATAAGCTCACCTGGCCAGTATTAATGGCGTTCTCCTTATTAATTTATTATTTTTTATGGAACGATGATGTATTAACTCGTTTAGAAGGAATTATTCTATTAATTTGCTTGATTGTATTCTTAGTTGTACTCATTCGCTCCGCAAGAAACAACAAAGATGATGTTGATATTGAAGAAATTGACGCTGTCGCTGCTACAATATCATACTTAAAAATATTCACTTGGTTAGCCATTGGTGGCGTAGCATTATACTTTGGTTCCGAATTTTTGGTAGCAGGCGCAAAAGCATTTGCAATAGAAATGGGCGTAAAAGAAGGAGTTATTGCAATTACTATGATTGCTATCGGAACGAGTGTACCAGAATTAGCAGCTTCCGTCATTGCTGCAATGAAAAATGAAAAAGCAATCTCGCTCGGAAACTTAATCGGTTCTAACATATTCAATATTGCTTCTGTATTAGGTATAACAGCTGTTATTACGGACATTCCTGTAGTAGAAGTTTCCATTCTTTCCAGAGATATTTTTTGGATGTTAGGTTTTGCCTTTATACTATATCCGTTGGCGTTTATTCCGAAGAAGTTTGGAATTGAACGCTATGAAGGTGTATTGTTATTTTTGAGTTATGTGTTATTTATCTATCTCGTTTTTTAA
- a CDS encoding glutamine synthetase III family protein: MSTLRFNALKETLNRKPLEIEEKGLRSELFGKNVFNEHAMLQHLTKDAYKSVMNAIEFGSKIDRKIADHISTGMKAWAISKGATHYTHWFQPLTGATAEKHDAFFETIGNGRAMEKFGGGQLVQQEPDASSFPNGGIRNTFEARGYTAWDPTSPAFVYGTTLCIPTIFVAYTGEALDNKAPLLRALQAVDNAATAVCKYFDKNVSKVNASLGWEQEYFLIDSALAAARPDITLTGRTLLGHSPAKGQQLDDHYFGSIPNRVMSYMRDLENECMLLGIPVKTRHNEVAPNQFELAPIFEEANLAVDHNSLLMDVMEKVAQRHQFKVLFHEKPFAGINGSGKHNNWSLATNTGVNLLSPGKTPMKNLQFLTFFVNTIKAVHDNEELIRAAFASASNDHRLGANEAPPAIISVFIGSQLSAVLDELENVTKGKLSPEEKTDLKLNIVGKIPEILLDNTDRNRTSPFAFTGNKFELRAVGSIANCAGPMTVLNTIIAKQLKDFKVEVDVLIAEKDLKKDEAVFNILREYIKDSKKIRFEGNGYGEAWEKEAKKRGLSNNKNTPEALKAQISKKAFDLYEEMDVMSKVEVEARHEIELDEYMLRIQIEGRVLGDIARNHVIPTAIRYQNTLIENVSGLKNIFGDDFKKLAAEQIDLIEKISEHIAGINSKVNAMTEERKKANHLKGQKAAEAYCNNVRPYFEEIRYHCDKLELLVDDNIWPLVKYRELLFTR, from the coding sequence ATGTCTACGCTGAGATTTAATGCATTAAAAGAAACATTAAACAGAAAACCTCTTGAAATTGAAGAAAAAGGGCTTCGTTCGGAACTATTTGGCAAAAATGTATTCAATGAACACGCAATGTTGCAACATCTTACAAAAGATGCATACAAGAGTGTAATGAACGCAATAGAATTTGGATCTAAAATCGATAGAAAAATTGCAGATCATATTTCTACAGGAATGAAAGCATGGGCAATTAGTAAAGGAGCAACGCATTACACACATTGGTTTCAGCCATTAACAGGCGCAACTGCAGAAAAGCATGATGCGTTTTTTGAAACGATTGGCAACGGACGCGCGATGGAAAAATTTGGTGGCGGACAATTAGTGCAACAAGAGCCTGATGCGTCAAGTTTTCCAAACGGAGGAATTCGGAACACATTTGAAGCCAGAGGTTATACCGCTTGGGATCCAACATCGCCAGCATTTGTATACGGAACAACCTTATGTATTCCAACTATTTTTGTAGCTTATACAGGAGAAGCGTTAGACAATAAAGCACCATTATTAAGAGCGTTACAAGCCGTAGACAATGCAGCAACAGCAGTTTGTAAATACTTCGACAAGAATGTTTCAAAAGTAAACGCATCTTTAGGATGGGAACAAGAATATTTCTTAATTGATTCTGCATTAGCAGCAGCACGACCAGATATTACCTTAACAGGAAGAACCTTATTAGGACATTCTCCTGCAAAAGGACAACAATTAGACGATCATTATTTTGGATCAATTCCAAACAGAGTAATGAGTTACATGCGCGACTTAGAAAACGAATGTATGTTATTGGGAATTCCTGTAAAAACGCGCCACAATGAAGTTGCACCAAACCAGTTTGAATTAGCACCAATTTTTGAAGAAGCAAACTTAGCCGTAGACCACAACTCCTTATTAATGGATGTGATGGAAAAAGTGGCACAGCGTCACCAATTTAAAGTATTATTCCATGAAAAACCATTTGCAGGAATCAACGGTTCTGGAAAACATAACAACTGGTCATTGGCAACAAATACAGGTGTTAACTTACTAAGTCCTGGAAAAACTCCGATGAAGAACTTACAATTCTTAACGTTCTTCGTAAACACAATTAAAGCAGTTCATGACAATGAAGAATTGATCAGAGCCGCTTTTGCCAGTGCTAGCAACGATCACCGTTTAGGAGCAAACGAAGCGCCGCCAGCAATAATTTCGGTATTCATCGGATCGCAATTATCTGCAGTTTTAGATGAATTAGAAAACGTAACCAAAGGAAAATTATCTCCAGAAGAAAAAACAGACTTAAAACTAAACATTGTTGGTAAAATTCCTGAAATCTTATTAGACAATACGGATAGAAACAGAACGTCGCCATTTGCCTTTACAGGAAACAAATTTGAATTACGCGCAGTAGGATCTATAGCAAATTGCGCAGGTCCAATGACGGTTTTAAATACGATCATTGCAAAACAATTAAAAGATTTTAAAGTTGAGGTTGATGTTTTAATTGCAGAAAAAGATTTAAAGAAAGACGAAGCCGTTTTTAATATCTTACGTGAATATATCAAGGATTCTAAAAAAATTCGTTTCGAAGGAAATGGATATGGAGAAGCTTGGGAAAAAGAAGCTAAAAAAAGAGGATTAAGTAATAATAAAAATACGCCAGAAGCTTTAAAAGCTCAAATTTCTAAAAAAGCGTTTGACTTATATGAAGAAATGGACGTAATGAGCAAAGTAGAAGTAGAAGCGCGTCATGAAATTGAATTGGATGAATATATGTTGCGGATTCAAATTGAAGGACGAGTTTTAGGCGATATTGCTCGAAATCATGTAATTCCAACGGCAATTCGCTATCAAAACACATTAATTGAAAATGTAAGTGGATTGAAAAATATTTTTGGAGATGATTTCAAAAAATTAGCAGCAGAGCAAATTGACTTAATCGAGAAAATTTCTGAGCATATTGCAGGAATCAACTCAAAAGTGAATGCGATGACTGAGGAACGCAAAAAAGCAAACCATTTGAAAGGTCAAAAAGCAGCAGAAGCCTATTGCAATAACGTGCGACCGTATTTTGAAGAAATTCGCTACCACTGTGACAAACTAGAATTATTGGTGGATGACAACATTTGGCCATTAGTAAAATATAGAGAATTATTATTTACGAGATAG
- a CDS encoding lipocalin-like domain-containing protein has translation MKKALGLIFGLLLISCSNSEEYEKIAGEWNCTTWITESTGADRCRDNVYFNFKGDKTYDSKIGGQEESGTYKIANGLLYSTPKGKLEIGVEITTLNTDTLQFVMSRSGEKEILTLLRKK, from the coding sequence ATGAAAAAAGCGCTTGGATTAATTTTTGGATTGTTATTAATTTCATGTAGTAATTCTGAGGAATATGAAAAAATTGCTGGAGAATGGAATTGTACAACATGGATAACGGAATCTACGGGAGCAGATAGATGCAGAGATAATGTGTATTTTAACTTTAAAGGCGATAAAACATATGATTCTAAAATAGGAGGACAAGAAGAGTCTGGAACTTATAAAATAGCAAACGGATTGTTATATTCTACTCCAAAAGGGAAATTAGAAATAGGAGTAGAGATTACTACTTTGAATACAGATACGTTGCAATTTGTTATGAGTAGATCTGGCGAAAAAGAAATATTGACGTTGTTGCGGAAGAAGTAA
- a CDS encoding M56 family metallopeptidase: protein MDELFIFFAKSAGILLLFLGAYFLWLRKETFFSGNRFFLLAGMIISLVLPFLVITKYVEIPTLTTAANNLFVNAEITVAQETSISWIAILLFVYITGVLFFFVKFLIELTSLCKLLWTSTISRRDEQFIYIETTSTFSPFSFFNYIVYNPALYSETELAAILKHEQAHSRQLHSVDVFVAKLYCIFMWFNPLAWFYKKFILQNLEFLADSSAIKQIPSKKEYQRTLLKVSGHTYCPAFTNNFYNSLIKKRIVMLQKTQSKHLNRWKQLLILPLLIAFVFLFNTEVIAKEISSTIPTAEKATIEEVAMGDLVVVITKNTSIEELKAYKKMFSKQDIKMTYSDVDFNSKGEISQISLILTSKNMEAANGKFKAAKDKAITEIQLGKRGNELFIKSSAFENMGKGTYTYKVTSEYIEGDDEDQKIIIKSSDGSNVKVNTWTHKGDVKTIDVKKEGGKEVIIVNGKNIAADKIIEEEIEIKNGDGNSFIFVGTSNDTKDKDVEIEIIKEEDNKIVFNNSNNKKPLIIVDGKIVDESKMKNLDTDKIESVSVLKGKSATEKYGDKGKDGVIIIKTKKKK from the coding sequence ATGGACGAACTATTTATATTTTTCGCAAAAAGTGCTGGAATATTGCTACTGTTTCTAGGTGCCTATTTTTTATGGTTACGAAAAGAAACGTTCTTTAGCGGAAATCGTTTTTTCTTGTTAGCCGGAATGATCATTTCCTTAGTATTGCCTTTTTTGGTAATTACGAAATACGTTGAGATTCCAACATTGACAACTGCCGCGAATAACCTATTTGTGAATGCAGAAATTACTGTTGCGCAAGAAACTTCAATTTCTTGGATAGCTATTTTATTATTTGTATATATTACAGGTGTTTTATTTTTCTTTGTCAAATTTTTGATAGAACTCACTTCGTTATGCAAATTACTTTGGACATCTACTATTTCACGAAGAGATGAACAGTTTATATATATTGAAACTACATCCACTTTTTCGCCGTTTTCATTTTTCAATTACATCGTATACAATCCTGCGTTGTATTCTGAAACTGAGTTGGCCGCGATTTTAAAACATGAACAAGCGCACAGTCGACAATTACATTCCGTAGATGTTTTTGTGGCAAAGTTGTATTGCATCTTTATGTGGTTCAATCCGTTAGCGTGGTTTTACAAAAAGTTTATTTTACAAAATTTAGAATTTTTGGCAGATAGTTCAGCCATCAAACAAATACCTTCAAAAAAAGAATATCAACGTACATTATTGAAAGTTTCAGGTCATACGTATTGCCCTGCATTCACCAATAATTTTTATAATTCATTAATCAAAAAACGAATCGTTATGTTACAAAAAACACAATCAAAACATCTGAATCGATGGAAACAACTTCTTATTTTACCGTTGCTTATTGCATTTGTATTTCTGTTTAATACAGAAGTCATCGCAAAAGAAATTAGTTCTACAATTCCAACTGCCGAAAAAGCTACTATTGAAGAAGTTGCTATGGGCGATTTAGTCGTAGTAATTACAAAAAACACTTCTATTGAAGAGTTGAAAGCGTATAAAAAAATGTTCTCTAAACAGGATATTAAAATGACATATAGTGATGTTGATTTTAATTCGAAAGGAGAAATTAGCCAAATTTCGTTAATCTTAACTTCCAAAAACATGGAAGCTGCTAATGGCAAATTTAAAGCTGCCAAAGACAAAGCTATTACTGAAATTCAGTTGGGAAAACGCGGCAATGAATTGTTCATTAAATCAAGTGCATTTGAAAATATGGGCAAAGGAACTTACACATATAAAGTAACTTCTGAATATATTGAAGGTGATGATGAGGATCAAAAAATCATTATAAAATCGTCAGACGGAAGCAATGTAAAAGTAAATACATGGACGCACAAAGGTGACGTAAAAACGATTGATGTAAAGAAAGAAGGCGGAAAAGAAGTTATCATTGTCAATGGAAAAAATATAGCTGCAGACAAAATCATTGAAGAGGAAATTGAGATTAAAAACGGTGATGGAAACAGCTTTATTTTTGTTGGAACTTCAAACGATACAAAAGATAAAGACGTTGAAATAGAAATTATTAAAGAAGAAGATAATAAGATTGTCTTTAACAATTCTAACAATAAAAAGCCTCTAATTATAGTTGACGGAAAAATAGTTGATGAAAGTAAGATGAAGAATTTGGATACTGACAAAATTGAAAGTGTTTCTGTCTTAAAAGGAAAATCTGCTACCGAAAAATACGGAGACAAAGGGAAAGATGGTGTGATTATTATTAAAACGAAGAAAAAGAAATAA
- a CDS encoding glutamine synthetase beta-grasp domain-containing protein codes for MSKIKLEYIWLDGYRPTQNLRSKTKVEEHEDFQGTIEELGNWSFDGSSTQQASGGASDCLLKPVAIYPDPARVDGYLVMTEVLNADGTAHKSNGRAAIEDEDNDFWFGFEQEYFIMDTATQLPLGFPIGGYPGPQGMYYCSVGGRNTHGRDFVEEHADLCIDAGLNFEGINQEVASGQWEFQLFAQGAKKAGDEIWIARYLLDRLTEKYGYYIEYHPKPVKGDWNGSGMHANFSNTVLRTCGSQETYEKICEAFRPVVKEHIAVYGEFNDQRLTGDHETASIDDFSYGVSDRGASIRIPIITVEKGWKGWLEDRRPASNGDPYKIAGRIIKTVKSANIS; via the coding sequence ATGAGTAAAATTAAACTTGAATACATTTGGCTAGACGGTTATAGGCCAACTCAAAATTTGAGAAGTAAAACTAAAGTTGAAGAACATGAAGATTTTCAAGGAACTATAGAAGAGCTTGGTAATTGGTCTTTTGATGGTTCATCTACTCAGCAAGCTTCTGGAGGCGCATCAGATTGTTTATTAAAACCTGTTGCTATTTATCCAGATCCTGCAAGAGTGGACGGATATTTAGTTATGACGGAAGTTTTAAATGCAGATGGAACTGCACATAAATCTAACGGAAGAGCTGCTATTGAAGATGAAGATAACGACTTCTGGTTCGGTTTTGAGCAAGAGTATTTTATTATGGATACAGCAACTCAATTACCACTTGGATTCCCAATTGGTGGATATCCAGGACCACAAGGAATGTATTATTGCTCGGTAGGTGGAAGAAATACACATGGTAGAGATTTTGTGGAAGAACATGCAGATTTATGTATTGATGCAGGATTAAATTTTGAAGGAATTAACCAAGAGGTTGCTTCTGGACAATGGGAATTTCAATTATTTGCACAAGGAGCAAAAAAGGCTGGAGATGAAATTTGGATTGCTCGTTATTTATTAGACCGTTTAACTGAAAAGTACGGATATTATATTGAGTATCATCCAAAACCAGTAAAAGGTGATTGGAATGGTTCAGGAATGCATGCTAATTTCTCAAATACTGTTCTAAGAACTTGTGGTTCTCAAGAAACGTATGAGAAAATTTGTGAAGCATTCAGACCAGTTGTAAAAGAACATATTGCAGTTTATGGTGAGTTTAACGATCAACGTTTAACTGGAGATCATGAAACTGCTTCTATAGATGACTTTAGTTACGGTGTTTCTGATAGAGGTGCTTCTATTCGTATTCCTATTATTACTGTAGAGAAAGGTTGGAAAGGTTGGTTAGAAGATAGAAGACCAGCATCAAATGGTGATCCTTATAAGATTGCTGGAAGAATTATAAAGACTGTAAAATCGGCTAATATTAGCTAG
- a CDS encoding prolyl oligopeptidase family serine peptidase — translation MCKKVLFILCIIFISCSKEKQFERGIPSHIESNTSELYHGKEIIDTYRPLENIKDSMILDWYQKETLFAQNILQNISGRESFQTNTTNASAEISELTFTNDDHYYYLKKNPIEESKKLYSRHEIAGEEILVFDPETYKIQSKNNYYINYFNPSWDNTKIVISLSKDDEEISEMIILDVKTKKKYSQIIYNSWPTALGGVRWLSDDSGFFYEYIPETNSDAEEYLKNVETVLYTLGSDPKKRNVIFSKENNPEIQMNSGDFPEVIVQNQHDKYIFSNVSGASPYYEYYFTEYENLYNQKIHWKPLFKQEDKIPYFFIDGDDMYFVTAREASNFKICKTSLKNPDVRNAEVLVAEDPNATISDFTITKEGLFFVKTKNGVSSKLYCLKSGLIEEIPIPKPAGAIYLIAKGATYDDLWIEINGWTTNEVRYKYDSNQKKFTEESLDPKSKKATYDDIIVEEVEVASHDGTLIPMSLIYHKNIQKTGNNHVLMRGYGTYGISLKPELETMMMEWIAKGGIYAVTHVRGGGEKGDTWHKAGFKKTKPNTWKDFIACTEYLIDKKYTNPSKIAAWSSSAGGILLGRAITERPDLYAAAIIRVGKLNTLRSENTPNGLNGIKEYGTVKDASEFEYLLEMDAYHHIKDGEKYPAVLLTAGMNDTRVPAWQPGKFAARMLKANASDKPILFNVDFNSGHGFDASAEKRKAERQDILSFAFWQTGHKDFTLKTETIKMN, via the coding sequence ATGTGTAAAAAAGTGCTGTTTATTTTGTGTATTATTTTTATAAGTTGCTCCAAAGAGAAACAATTTGAAAGAGGAATACCAAGCCATATAGAAAGTAATACTTCCGAACTATATCATGGTAAAGAGATTATAGATACCTACCGACCGCTCGAAAATATCAAGGATTCTATGATTCTCGATTGGTATCAAAAAGAAACATTATTTGCACAAAATATATTGCAAAACATCTCAGGCCGAGAATCGTTTCAAACAAATACAACGAATGCTTCCGCAGAAATATCAGAACTAACATTTACAAACGACGATCATTATTATTACTTGAAGAAAAATCCAATAGAGGAATCAAAAAAACTGTACAGCAGGCATGAAATAGCAGGAGAAGAAATCTTAGTTTTTGACCCTGAAACTTATAAAATTCAATCAAAAAACAACTATTATATTAACTATTTTAACCCAAGTTGGGATAATACTAAAATAGTAATTAGTCTCTCTAAAGACGACGAAGAAATATCTGAAATGATCATTTTAGATGTGAAAACCAAAAAAAAATATTCGCAAATTATTTACAATTCTTGGCCAACTGCTTTAGGCGGCGTTCGTTGGTTATCGGATGATAGCGGATTTTTTTACGAATACATTCCTGAAACCAATAGTGATGCTGAAGAATATTTAAAGAATGTAGAAACCGTTTTATACACATTAGGAAGCGATCCGAAAAAGAGAAACGTTATTTTTTCCAAAGAAAATAATCCTGAAATACAAATGAATTCGGGCGATTTTCCAGAAGTAATTGTACAGAATCAACATGACAAATATATATTCAGTAACGTATCTGGCGCAAGTCCATATTATGAATATTATTTTACGGAATATGAAAATTTATACAATCAGAAAATACACTGGAAACCATTATTTAAACAAGAAGATAAAATTCCATATTTCTTTATTGATGGCGATGACATGTATTTTGTGACAGCGCGAGAAGCGTCAAACTTTAAGATTTGTAAAACATCGTTGAAAAACCCAGATGTGAGAAACGCGGAAGTTTTGGTAGCAGAAGATCCAAATGCAACGATTTCAGATTTTACGATTACAAAAGAAGGGCTCTTTTTTGTGAAGACTAAAAATGGTGTTTCTTCTAAATTATATTGTTTAAAATCGGGTTTGATTGAAGAAATCCCGATTCCAAAACCTGCAGGAGCAATCTATTTAATTGCAAAAGGCGCAACGTATGATGATTTATGGATAGAAATTAATGGTTGGACCACAAATGAAGTTCGCTACAAATATGATTCAAACCAAAAAAAATTTACCGAAGAAAGTTTAGATCCTAAAAGCAAAAAAGCTACATATGATGATATTATAGTGGAAGAAGTAGAAGTTGCGTCGCATGATGGAACGTTGATTCCTATGTCGTTAATCTATCATAAAAACATTCAAAAAACAGGCAATAATCATGTATTGATGAGAGGTTATGGAACGTATGGTATTTCCTTGAAACCTGAATTAGAAACGATGATGATGGAATGGATTGCTAAAGGCGGAATTTACGCTGTAACACACGTTCGTGGCGGCGGCGAAAAAGGTGATACGTGGCACAAAGCAGGATTTAAAAAGACAAAACCCAATACGTGGAAAGATTTTATTGCGTGTACCGAATATTTGATTGATAAAAAGTACACAAATCCGAGTAAAATTGCGGCGTGGAGTTCTAGCGCAGGCGGAATTTTGCTTGGTCGCGCTATTACAGAACGTCCAGATTTGTATGCAGCAGCTATTATTCGCGTTGGAAAACTGAACACATTACGTTCTGAAAACACGCCAAATGGACTCAACGGAATTAAAGAATACGGAACTGTAAAAGATGCTTCCGAATTTGAATATTTGCTAGAAATGGACGCGTATCATCATATAAAAGATGGCGAGAAATATCCAGCAGTTTTACTAACCGCAGGAATGAATGATACTAGAGTTCCGGCGTGGCAACCTGGAAAGTTTGCTGCACGAATGCTGAAAGCAAATGCTTCCGATAAACCAATATTATTTAATGTCGATTTTAATAGTGGACACGGTTTTGACGCAAGCGCCGAGAAACGAAAAGCGGAACGTCAAGATATTTTATCATTCGCTTTTTGGCAAACAGGACACAAGGATTTTACACTGAAAACAGAAACGATTAAGATGAATTAG
- a CDS encoding BlaI/MecI/CopY family transcriptional regulator: MQKLTNKEEEIMHIIWQLEKAFVKDVLAEITTKKPHYNTLSTIVRNLEEKGYVSHNAYGNTHQYYPVVTKEAYRKKYMDSAIQHYFNDSYKNVVSFFAKEEKISVDDLKEIINLIEKEK, from the coding sequence ATGCAAAAATTAACAAACAAAGAAGAAGAAATAATGCACATCATTTGGCAGCTTGAAAAGGCTTTTGTGAAAGATGTACTAGCAGAAATTACTACGAAGAAGCCTCATTATAATACCTTATCCACAATTGTTCGGAATTTAGAAGAAAAAGGATATGTAAGTCACAATGCATACGGAAATACACATCAATATTATCCTGTGGTGACCAAAGAAGCATATCGTAAAAAGTATATGGATTCTGCAATTCAGCATTATTTTAATGATTCGTATAAGAATGTTGTTTCGTTTTTTGCGAAAGAAGAAAAAATCAGTGTAGACGATTTAAAAGAGATTATTAACCTTATTGAAAAAGAAAAATAA
- a CDS encoding helix-turn-helix domain-containing protein has translation MALQLFSAFLVAQNTITIHSVDSTKLQTETIKIDSVNLTTFEEKLQIAKQSKDTLEIALQKAKQSKDTLGIANAYDEYSEFYLKPLNKLSLAYSDSILFITKNLKNNEKFPALGYHLKGRYYYRKGKYNTAFKYYVDALHLAKENTLLYETINFNIALIKNTTKRHEEAKKVFKQYVNFLEGSKNKKLVEKYNLGLYALSHSLTYTGQLDSATQYIAKGMKSSIDIEDHHAYNYFVLNSGINSYFKKEYETSIDSLTKAKKLFLNDTTERPSLAFAHLYLGKNNLTMNNPKLARKHFRSVDSILEITKDVLPEFLDAYKYLRKHYELVKDEEKHLHYLKQEIKFNDIYTASYEDLILNLKDYDNEILIKIKDKIIKELNKKNKTSDTTIIILLSLLLTFAGAIYYFFRKQVIHKKRFHKLLAAQQEKQSKKAAAIKEEVTIIENNLKELPEDLVNDILAKLEKFEATDKFVKKRYTLPQLARELNTNGTYLSKVINEIKQVNFANYLNQLRIEYSIERITTDSRFREYTIKAIAEDSGFKTQQSFSAAFYKKTGIKPSFFIRQLKSKIKNSNN, from the coding sequence ATGGCTTTACAGCTTTTTAGTGCGTTTTTGGTTGCGCAAAATACTATTACAATACATAGTGTTGATTCTACCAAACTACAAACAGAAACTATTAAAATTGATTCTGTAAATCTTACTACATTTGAAGAAAAATTGCAAATAGCAAAACAAAGTAAGGATACATTAGAAATTGCATTGCAAAAAGCAAAACAAAGTAAGGATACATTAGGGATAGCAAATGCGTACGATGAATACTCCGAATTTTACCTTAAACCTTTAAACAAACTCAGTTTAGCATACAGTGATAGTATTCTCTTTATTACAAAAAATTTAAAAAACAATGAGAAATTTCCAGCTCTTGGGTATCATCTAAAAGGAAGGTATTATTATAGAAAAGGAAAGTACAATACGGCGTTCAAATATTATGTAGACGCATTGCATTTAGCCAAAGAAAACACGCTGCTTTATGAAACCATTAATTTTAATATTGCTTTAATAAAAAATACAACGAAGCGACATGAGGAAGCCAAAAAAGTATTTAAGCAATATGTCAATTTTTTAGAAGGATCTAAAAATAAAAAACTAGTTGAAAAATACAATTTAGGATTATATGCACTTTCACATTCGCTCACGTATACGGGACAATTAGATTCTGCTACACAGTACATAGCTAAAGGAATGAAAAGTTCTATCGATATAGAAGATCATCATGCTTATAATTACTTTGTATTGAATTCAGGAATTAACTCGTATTTCAAAAAAGAATATGAAACATCGATTGATAGTTTAACCAAAGCAAAAAAACTATTTTTGAATGACACTACCGAAAGACCTTCGTTAGCCTTTGCGCATTTATATCTTGGAAAAAATAACCTGACAATGAATAATCCTAAGTTGGCTAGGAAACATTTTAGAAGTGTTGATTCAATCTTAGAGATTACAAAAGATGTGCTGCCAGAATTCTTAGATGCCTATAAATATTTACGAAAACATTATGAATTAGTTAAAGATGAGGAAAAACATCTTCACTATTTGAAGCAAGAAATAAAATTTAATGACATTTATACTGCAAGCTATGAAGACTTAATCCTAAATTTAAAGGATTATGATAATGAAATATTGATTAAAATAAAAGATAAAATTATTAAAGAATTAAATAAAAAAAATAAAACGTCCGATACTACAATTATTATATTACTGTCCTTATTATTAACGTTTGCTGGCGCGATTTATTATTTTTTCCGAAAACAAGTCATTCACAAAAAGCGTTTCCATAAATTATTAGCAGCACAACAAGAAAAGCAATCTAAAAAGGCAGCCGCGATAAAAGAAGAAGTCACGATTATTGAAAACAATCTAAAGGAATTACCCGAAGATTTAGTGAATGATATTTTGGCAAAACTCGAAAAGTTTGAAGCTACCGATAAGTTTGTCAAGAAAAGATACACCTTACCACAATTGGCAAGAGAACTCAATACGAACGGCACTTATTTGTCAAAAGTAATTAATGAAATCAAACAAGTAAACTTTGCAAACTACTTGAATCAACTTCGAATTGAATATTCCATTGAGCGTATTACAACCGATTCCCGATTCCGAGAATATACCATAAAAGCCATTGCAGAAGATAGCGGATTTAAGACGCAACAGTCGTTTTCGGCAGCTTTTTACAAGAAAACGGGCATAAAACCATCATTCTTTATACGACAGCTAAAAAGCAAAATAAAAAATTCAAATAATTGA
- a CDS encoding SsrA-binding protein: protein MKKKMFTILAKLNKILLPSFSKKQLDLGKATKFQLAIIGWRYYVTTKALG from the coding sequence ATGAAAAAAAAGATGTTCACAATACTAGCGAAGTTGAACAAAATACTATTGCCTTCTTTCTCCAAAAAACAATTGGATTTGGGAAAGGCAACAAAATTTCAATTAGCAATTATTGGCTGGCGTTATTACGTCACAACCAAAGCATTAGGTTAA